A single region of the Salvia miltiorrhiza cultivar Shanhuang (shh) chromosome 8, IMPLAD_Smil_shh, whole genome shotgun sequence genome encodes:
- the LOC131001297 gene encoding 60S ribosomal protein L13a-4, with amino-acid sequence MVSGSGICAKRVVVDARNHMLGRLASILAKELLNGQKVVVVRCEEICLSGGLVRQKMKYLRFLRKRMNTKPSHGPIHFRAPSKILWRTIRGMIPHKTKRGEAALARLKVYEGVPPPYDKIKRMVIPDALKVLRLQAGHKYCLLGRLSSEVGWNHYDTIRELEKKRKDRAQATYERKKQLNKLRAKAEKVAMEKLGSQLDVIAPIKY; translated from the exons ATGGTGTCAGGTTCGGGTATCTGCGCGAAGAGAGTGGTGGTGGATGCTAGGAACCACATGCTGGGGCGGTTGGCGTCCATTCTCGCCAAGGAGTTGTTGAACGGCCAGAAAGTGGTGGTCGTCAGATGCGAGGAAATCTGCCTCTCCGGCGGCCTTGTTCGCCAGAAGATGAAGTACTTGAGATTCCTCCGCAAGCGGATGAACACTAAGCCCTCCCACGGACCCATTCATTTCCGCGCCCCTTCTAAGATTCTCTGGAGAACCATCCGTGG GATGATTCCCCACAAGACTAAGAGAGGAGAAGCTGCCCTTGCACGCTTGAAAGTTTACGAGGGTGTCCCACCTCCCTATGACAAAATCAAGAGAATGGTTATTCCCGATGCACTCAA GGTTTTGAGGCTTCAAGCTGGCCACAAATATTGTTTGTTGGGTAGACTCTCATCAGAAGTTGGGTGGAACCACTATGATACTATCAGG gaGCTTGAGAAGAAGAGGAAGGACAGAGCTCAGGCAACTTATGAAAGGAAGAAGCAATTGAACAAACTGAGAGCCAAGGCAGAGAAGGTTGCTATGGAGAAGCTCGGCTCACAGCTCGACGTCATTGCTCCCATCAAGTACTAA
- the LOC131001298 gene encoding probable pectinesterase 29 isoform X2, producing MPFLPQLFVYTLLALSSPFSSTNAAPNHRRSKIHHTFDVDPSGKGHFTTIQDAIDAVPSHNQRWTCIRIKKGVYREQVSIPYYKPFIFLKGEGKRNTYISWDGHDSIATGATFSSDADNTIAQGISFVNSYNNATHNPMRPAVAAKIQGDKSAFHRCGFYGLQDTLWDAQGRHYFKECTIQGSVDFIFGAGQSLYEKCSISVVANVHKVAGYITAQGRSKARETNGFVFKDCEIVGKGKAYLGRAWRDYATVLFYNTSMSDVVVPQGWNAWKQLRFAEHKCRGRGSNTSRRVKWANKLSDAELRHFTSISFIDNQGWLRNLPFNVFAPST from the exons ATGCCATTTCTCCCTCAATTGTTTGTCTACACACTTCTTGCTCTCTCATCACCATTCTCATCCACCAATGCTGCACCAAACCATAGGAGGTCTAAAATCCATCACACGTTCGACGTTGATCCTTCCGGTAAGGGCCACTTCACGACGATCCAAGATGCCATAGACGCCGTCCCTTCTCACAACCAACGATGGACTTGCATACGCATAAAAAAGGGCGTATACAG GGAACAAGTTAGCATTCCTTATTACAAGCCATTCATCTTCCTGAAAGGAGAAGGAAAGAGAAACACATACATAAGCTGGGATGGCCATGATTCCATTGCAACTGGTGCCACCTTCTCCTCTGATGCTGACAACACAATAGCACAAGGCATATCATTTGTT AACTCTTACAACAACGCAACTCACAATCCGATGAGGCCAGCAGTTGCAGCCAAGATACAAGGCGACAAATCGGCCTTCCACAGGTGCGGATTCTACGGCCTACAAGACACGTTGTGGGACGCCCAAGGCAGGCATTACTTCAAAGAGTGCACCATCCAAGGATCAGTGGATTTCATCTTTGGTGCAGGCCAATCCCTCTACGAG AAATGTAGCATCTCAGTAGTTGCAAATGTGCACAAAGTGGCTGGGTACATAACAGCACAGGGAAGATCAAAAGCAAGAGAGACGAACGGATTCGTGTTCAAAGATTGCGAGATAGTTGGGAAGGGGAAGGCCTATTTGGGGAGAGCATGGAGAGATTATGCGACAGTCTTGTTCTACAACACCTCCATGTCCGACGTCGTTGTCCCACAAGGCTGGAACGCTTG GAAGCAGTTGAGATTTGCGGAGCACAAGTGTCGTGGTAGAGGCTCCAACACTTCGAGGAGAGTCAAGTGGGCGAATAAGCTGAGCGACGCAGAGTTGAGGCACTTCACCAGCATTTCTTTCATTGATAATCAAGGCTGGCTCAGGAACCTGCCTTTCAACGTTTTCGCTCCTTcaacttaa
- the LOC131001298 gene encoding probable pectinesterase 55 isoform X1, with translation MPFLPQLFVYTLLALSSPFSSTNAAPNHRRSKIHHTFDVDPSGKGHFTTIQDAIDAVPSHNQRWTCIRIKKGVYREQVSIPYYKPFIFLKGEGKRNTYISWDGHDSIATGATFSSDADNTIAQGISFVNSYNNATHNPMRPAVAAKIQGDKSAFHRCGFYGLQDTLWDAQGRHYFKECTIQGSVDFIFGAGQSLYEKCSISVVANVHKVAGYITAQGRSKARETNGFVFKDCEIVGKGKAYLGRAWRDYATVLFYNTSMSDVVVPQGWNAWYSVGREKQLRFAEHKCRGRGSNTSRRVKWANKLSDAELRHFTSISFIDNQGWLRNLPFNVFAPST, from the exons ATGCCATTTCTCCCTCAATTGTTTGTCTACACACTTCTTGCTCTCTCATCACCATTCTCATCCACCAATGCTGCACCAAACCATAGGAGGTCTAAAATCCATCACACGTTCGACGTTGATCCTTCCGGTAAGGGCCACTTCACGACGATCCAAGATGCCATAGACGCCGTCCCTTCTCACAACCAACGATGGACTTGCATACGCATAAAAAAGGGCGTATACAG GGAACAAGTTAGCATTCCTTATTACAAGCCATTCATCTTCCTGAAAGGAGAAGGAAAGAGAAACACATACATAAGCTGGGATGGCCATGATTCCATTGCAACTGGTGCCACCTTCTCCTCTGATGCTGACAACACAATAGCACAAGGCATATCATTTGTT AACTCTTACAACAACGCAACTCACAATCCGATGAGGCCAGCAGTTGCAGCCAAGATACAAGGCGACAAATCGGCCTTCCACAGGTGCGGATTCTACGGCCTACAAGACACGTTGTGGGACGCCCAAGGCAGGCATTACTTCAAAGAGTGCACCATCCAAGGATCAGTGGATTTCATCTTTGGTGCAGGCCAATCCCTCTACGAG AAATGTAGCATCTCAGTAGTTGCAAATGTGCACAAAGTGGCTGGGTACATAACAGCACAGGGAAGATCAAAAGCAAGAGAGACGAACGGATTCGTGTTCAAAGATTGCGAGATAGTTGGGAAGGGGAAGGCCTATTTGGGGAGAGCATGGAGAGATTATGCGACAGTCTTGTTCTACAACACCTCCATGTCCGACGTCGTTGTCCCACAAGGCTGGAACGCTTGGTACAGCGTCGGCCGCGA GAAGCAGTTGAGATTTGCGGAGCACAAGTGTCGTGGTAGAGGCTCCAACACTTCGAGGAGAGTCAAGTGGGCGAATAAGCTGAGCGACGCAGAGTTGAGGCACTTCACCAGCATTTCTTTCATTGATAATCAAGGCTGGCTCAGGAACCTGCCTTTCAACGTTTTCGCTCCTTcaacttaa